One region of Gossypium raimondii isolate GPD5lz chromosome 6, ASM2569854v1, whole genome shotgun sequence genomic DNA includes:
- the LOC105772058 gene encoding uncharacterized protein At4g02000: MWNLDEEFDCIDLGHDFYVVKFLSAEDLLTVITAGSWKIMDHYLTIQKWKPNFHPTMGTIASIAVWIQLLGLPLEYFNEEVLVKVGKLVGRPIKLDSNTVYTTRGKFARIYIEIDLSKPLIPSIRIGNFVQNIEYEGLHNICFSCGCFGHRTEACVLKKMVTDLEELSEAVQTKNTKATSEKTDKATK, encoded by the coding sequence ATGTGGAATCTAGATGAGGAGTTTGATTGCATTGATTTGGGACATGATTTTTATGTTGTTAAATTCTTGAGCGCAGAGGATCTCTTGACGGTGATAACGGCGGGTTCTTGGAAGATTATGGATCATTATCTTACAATACAAAAATGGAAGCCGAACTTTCACCCGACTATGGGAACGATTGCATCCATAGCAGTGTGGATTCAATTGCTTGGTTTACCTTTGGAATATTTCAATGAAGAAGTACTAGTTAAAGTCGGGAAGCTTGTTGGTAGACCCATCAAATTGGATTCTAATACAGTTTATACTACGAGGGGGAAGTTTGCAAGAATCTATATTGAAATTGATCTGTCCAAGCCTTTGATTCCATCAATTAGAATTGGTAATTTCGTTCAAAATATTGAATATGAAGGGCTtcataatatttgtttttcttgtgGCTGTTTTGGACATCGCACAGAGGCTTGTGTCTTGAAAAAAATGGTGACTGACCTTGAAGAGTTGTCGGAGGCGGTACAAACGAAAAATACAAAGGCAACAAGTGAAAAGACGGACAAGGCGACAAAATGA